The Streptomyces avermitilis MA-4680 = NBRC 14893 genome contains a region encoding:
- a CDS encoding acyl-CoA dehydrogenase family protein yields the protein MNLELSEEQTAVRQLAKDFVDREVAPNVIAWDRAEEVDRSLVKKLGEVGFLGLTVDEEYGGSGGDHLAYCLVTEELGRGDSSVRGIVSVSLGLVAKTIAYWGSEEQKRQWLPGLTSGAYVGCFGLTEPGTGSDAGNLTTRAVRDGDDYVVNGTKMFITNGTWADVVLLFARSTDAPGHKGVSAFLVPTDTPGLTRRPIHGKLGLRGQATAELVLEDVRVPASAMLAPEGKGFSVAMSALAKGRMSVAAGCVGIAQAALDVAVKYATEREQFGKTIAHHQLVQELISDIAVDVDAARLLTWRVADLVDRGQPFATASSQAKLFASEAAVRAANNALQVFGGYGYIDEYPAGKLLRDARVMTLYEGTSQIQKLLIGRALTGVSAF from the coding sequence ATGAACCTGGAGCTCAGCGAGGAGCAGACCGCCGTCCGGCAGCTCGCCAAGGACTTCGTGGACCGCGAGGTCGCCCCGAACGTCATCGCCTGGGACCGCGCAGAGGAGGTCGACCGCTCCCTCGTCAAGAAGCTGGGCGAGGTCGGCTTCCTCGGGCTGACCGTCGACGAGGAGTACGGCGGCTCCGGCGGCGACCACCTCGCGTACTGCCTGGTGACGGAGGAGCTGGGCCGGGGTGACTCCTCGGTGCGGGGCATCGTGTCGGTCTCCCTCGGGCTCGTCGCCAAGACGATCGCGTACTGGGGGAGCGAGGAGCAGAAGCGGCAGTGGCTGCCGGGGCTCACCTCCGGCGCGTACGTCGGCTGCTTCGGCCTCACCGAGCCCGGCACCGGCTCCGACGCGGGCAATCTGACGACGAGGGCCGTACGCGACGGCGACGACTACGTCGTCAACGGCACCAAGATGTTCATCACCAACGGCACCTGGGCCGACGTCGTGCTCCTCTTCGCCCGCTCCACGGACGCACCCGGACACAAGGGCGTCTCCGCCTTCCTCGTCCCCACCGACACCCCCGGCCTGACCCGCCGCCCCATCCACGGCAAGCTCGGCCTGCGCGGCCAGGCCACCGCCGAGCTGGTCCTCGAGGACGTCCGCGTGCCCGCCTCGGCGATGCTGGCGCCCGAGGGCAAGGGCTTCTCCGTGGCCATGTCGGCGCTGGCCAAGGGGCGGATGTCGGTCGCGGCGGGCTGTGTCGGCATAGCCCAGGCCGCGCTGGACGTGGCGGTGAAGTACGCCACCGAGCGCGAACAGTTCGGGAAGACGATCGCCCACCACCAGCTCGTACAGGAGCTGATCAGTGACATCGCCGTGGACGTGGACGCCGCCCGGCTGCTGACCTGGCGGGTCGCCGACCTCGTCGACCGGGGGCAGCCGTTCGCCACCGCGTCCTCCCAGGCCAAGCTCTTCGCCTCCGAGGCCGCCGTGCGCGCCGCGAACAACGCCCTCCAGGTCTTCGGCGGCTACGGCTACATCGACGAGTACCCGGCGGGCAAGCTGCTGCGCGACGCCCGCGTGATGACGCTCTACGAGGGCACGAGCCAGATCCAGAAGCTGCTGATCGGGCGGGCGCTGACGGGGGTCTCGGCGTTCTGA
- a CDS encoding YiaA/YiaB family inner membrane protein yields the protein MSETPVKQQNTAAFYGQAVASFSVAMAATAIGIFKLHADAWVRGFLAIAVLYLVTSAFTLAKVIRDRQEGAHPAGRAYGPFEKL from the coding sequence ATGAGCGAGACACCGGTCAAGCAGCAGAACACGGCAGCCTTCTACGGTCAGGCCGTCGCCTCTTTCTCCGTCGCCATGGCGGCCACCGCCATCGGCATCTTCAAACTGCACGCCGACGCCTGGGTGCGGGGCTTCCTGGCCATCGCCGTCCTGTACCTGGTGACCTCGGCCTTCACCTTGGCCAAGGTGATCCGGGACCGGCAGGAGGGCGCGCACCCCGCGGGGCGCGCGTACGGCCCCTTCGAAAAGCTGTGA
- a CDS encoding TetR/AcrR family transcriptional regulator: MSTAEETAGGEIQPWAEVTPDAARRLLVAAVEAFAERGYHATTTRDIAGRAGMSPAALYIHYKTKEELLHRISRIGHEKALEILRPAVEGEGSAAERLSEAVRSFVRWHAGQHTTARVVQYELEALGPDARAEIIALRRQTDAAVRGIIQDGVAAGDFDVPDVPGTTVAVLSLCIDVARWFNVNGPRTPDEVGALYADLVLRMVRAKV, from the coding sequence ATGAGTACGGCGGAGGAGACGGCCGGCGGCGAGATCCAGCCGTGGGCCGAGGTCACCCCTGACGCGGCCCGGCGGTTGCTGGTCGCCGCCGTGGAGGCCTTCGCCGAGCGCGGCTACCACGCGACGACCACCCGCGACATCGCGGGCCGGGCCGGCATGAGCCCCGCCGCGCTCTACATCCACTACAAGACCAAGGAAGAGCTGCTCCACCGCATCAGCAGGATCGGGCACGAGAAGGCGCTGGAGATCCTGCGGCCGGCGGTGGAGGGCGAGGGCAGCGCCGCCGAGCGGCTCTCCGAGGCCGTACGGTCGTTCGTGCGCTGGCACGCCGGGCAGCACACCACCGCACGGGTCGTGCAGTACGAACTGGAGGCGCTCGGCCCCGACGCGCGCGCCGAGATCATCGCGCTGCGCCGGCAGACCGACGCGGCCGTGCGCGGGATCATCCAGGACGGCGTGGCGGCGGGCGACTTCGACGTCCCGGACGTGCCCGGCACCACCGTGGCGGTGCTCTCGCTCTGCATCGACGTGGCCCGCTGGTTCAACGTCAACGGCCCCCGTACGCCCGACGAGGTCGGCGCGCTCTACGCCGACCTCGTGCTGCGGATGGTGAGGGCGAAGGTCTAG
- a CDS encoding MaoC family dehydratase gives MAEPRIFTSADELKAAVGEQLGYSDWLEVDQKRIDLFADATGDHQWIHVDPEKAAAGPFGTTIAHGYLTLSLLPALVPQVMRVEGMKMGVNYGSNKVRFPAPVPVGSRLRATAVLQEVTEAGEGVQVTAAVTVEREGGDKPVCVAESVSRYYF, from the coding sequence ATGGCAGAGCCGAGGATCTTCACATCCGCCGACGAGCTGAAGGCGGCGGTGGGCGAGCAGCTGGGGTACAGCGACTGGCTGGAGGTCGACCAGAAGCGGATCGATCTGTTCGCCGACGCCACGGGCGACCACCAGTGGATCCATGTGGACCCCGAGAAGGCCGCCGCGGGTCCGTTCGGCACGACCATCGCGCACGGCTATCTGACGCTGTCGCTGCTGCCCGCGCTGGTGCCGCAGGTGATGCGGGTCGAGGGCATGAAGATGGGCGTCAACTACGGCTCGAACAAGGTGCGTTTCCCCGCGCCGGTGCCGGTGGGCTCACGGCTGCGCGCCACCGCCGTCCTCCAGGAGGTCACGGAGGCGGGCGAGGGCGTCCAGGTCACGGCCGCGGTGACGGTCGAGCGTGAGGGCGGCGACAAGCCGGTCTGCGTGGCGGAGTCGGTGTCGCGCTACTACTTCTGA
- the soxR gene encoding redox-sensitive transcriptional activator SoxR, protein MPQIPEKIHELTVGQLSARSGAAVSALHFYESKGLISSRRTAGNQRRYHRDALRRVAFVRAAQRVGIPLATIREALAELPEERTPTHEDWARLSEAWRAELDERITQLGRLRDHLTDCIGCGCLSLETCVLSNPDDVFGERRTGSRLMVDRAASRPRRTPGQQQPEDCC, encoded by the coding sequence GTGCCCCAGATTCCCGAGAAGATCCATGAGCTCACGGTCGGCCAGCTGTCGGCCCGCAGTGGCGCCGCCGTCTCCGCCCTGCATTTCTACGAGTCCAAGGGCCTGATCAGCAGCCGCCGCACCGCGGGCAACCAGCGCCGCTACCACCGCGACGCGCTGCGCCGGGTCGCTTTCGTCCGCGCCGCGCAGCGCGTCGGCATCCCGCTGGCCACGATCCGCGAGGCGCTCGCCGAACTCCCCGAGGAGCGGACCCCGACGCACGAGGACTGGGCGCGCCTCTCCGAGGCCTGGCGCGCCGAACTCGACGAGCGCATCACCCAGCTGGGCCGGCTGCGGGACCATCTGACGGACTGCATCGGGTGCGGATGCCTGTCGTTGGAGACCTGTGTGCTCTCCAACCCGGACGACGTCTTCGGCGAACGGCGGACGGGCTCGCGGCTCATGGTGGACCGCGCCGCGAGCCGGCCGCGGCGCACACCGGGTCAGCAGCAGCCCGAGGACTGCTGCTGA
- a CDS encoding RNA ligase (ATP), with the protein MSTLRVTAEVLTIHPHPNADALELAQVGLYRAVVAKGAYRTGETAVYIPEQSVLPAGLIEELGLTGRLAGSGSDRVKAVRLRGELSQGIVCRPKALADVDLARTVADGTDFAELLGITKWVPPIPPTMSGEIESVPDLLRWVDIENIQRYPDIFTPGEPVVLTEKLHGTACLVTYLADEDRVHVSSKGFGAKSLALKEDPRNLYWRAVHGHGVAQAAARLAERLGARRVGIFGEVYGAGVQDLTYGADGRRDTLGYAVFDVSADIDGEVRWLDAADRLDGELPLVPRLYEGPYDIERVLETASGRETVSGHGLHLREGVVIRSATERRSPVTGGRAIAKAVSPAYLTRKGGTEYE; encoded by the coding sequence ATGTCGACGCTGCGCGTCACCGCCGAAGTGCTGACCATCCACCCCCACCCGAACGCCGACGCCCTCGAACTGGCCCAGGTGGGCCTGTACCGGGCCGTCGTCGCCAAGGGCGCGTATCGCACCGGCGAGACCGCCGTCTACATCCCGGAGCAGTCCGTGCTGCCGGCCGGGCTGATCGAGGAGCTGGGGCTGACCGGACGCCTCGCGGGCAGCGGCTCCGACCGGGTCAAGGCCGTACGGCTGCGCGGTGAGCTGTCGCAGGGGATCGTCTGCCGGCCGAAGGCGCTGGCGGACGTCGACCTCGCGCGGACGGTGGCGGACGGAACCGACTTCGCGGAGCTGCTCGGCATCACCAAGTGGGTGCCGCCGATCCCGCCCACGATGAGCGGCGAGATCGAGTCCGTGCCCGATCTGCTGCGCTGGGTCGACATCGAGAACATCCAGCGCTACCCGGACATCTTCACGCCCGGCGAACCCGTCGTCCTGACGGAGAAGCTGCACGGCACGGCATGCCTGGTGACGTACCTCGCCGACGAGGACCGTGTGCATGTCTCCTCGAAGGGCTTCGGCGCCAAGTCCCTCGCCCTGAAGGAGGATCCGCGCAATCTGTACTGGCGCGCCGTGCACGGCCACGGCGTGGCCCAGGCCGCGGCCCGCCTCGCCGAACGGCTCGGGGCACGCCGGGTCGGGATCTTCGGCGAGGTGTACGGGGCCGGCGTACAGGACCTGACGTACGGCGCGGACGGCCGCCGCGACACCCTCGGGTACGCCGTGTTCGACGTGTCCGCGGACATCGACGGCGAGGTCCGCTGGCTGGACGCGGCGGATCGGCTGGACGGCGAACTGCCCCTCGTACCCAGGCTGTACGAGGGCCCGTACGACATCGAGCGGGTCCTGGAGACCGCCTCCGGACGGGAGACGGTCTCCGGGCACGGGCTGCATCTGCGGGAGGGCGTCGTGATCCGGTCCGCCACCGAGCGGCGCAGCCCGGTGACCGGCGGCCGGGCGATCGCGAAGGCGGTCAGTCCGGCGTATCTGACCCGCAAGGGCGGCACGGAGTACGAGTGA
- a CDS encoding penicillin acylase family protein codes for MSRRTPRIALDRLRTPRRIPKFLKAASICVLVAGLLSPVTQVAAADTSAAAAGDYCGGQCSDILPPGENGNATLAQILLNQAFGTQPDHAEDQLAPYGNLPSGYSALTDAKINNFFNDASFGVASDQVASTTKPGGRSDVTIVRDKKTGVPHITGTTRYGTEYGAGYAAAQDRLWLMDVFRHVGRGQLTSFAGGAPSNQGLEQEFWRNAPYTEADLQAQIDSAIANNGARGQQALADANAYIEGINAYIDASDSGRYFPGEYVLTGHKDSITNAGTIDHFKLTDLVALASVIGALFGSGGGGEVNNALSLIAAQSKYGVTEGTKVWESFRERNDPEAVLTVHNGESFPYASKPDSPQGAALPDAGSVTQEPLVYDRTGSAATAGATGASATAAATTLTSAKRGMSNALVVSGKHTASGHPIAVFGPQTGYFAPQLLMLQEIQGPGLSARGASFAGLSMYVELGRGQDYSWSATTSGQDIIDTYAVELCQDDYHYLYHGTCTAMDKVERTNSWKPTTADSTAAGSYRMQVYRTKYGPVEYRATAGGKKVAYTTLRSSFLHEADSIIGFQMLNDPDYVKSPQTFQSAVQHINYTFNWFYADSTHTAYYNSGDNPVRATGVDAEFPVWAQAAYEWRNWNPATNTADYTAASAHPNSVDQDYYISWNNKQAKDYTTASWGDGSVHRGNLLEDRVKKLVAAGGVTRASLVKAMADAALADLRAEDVLPKLLRVINSSTVTDTTAAAAVGKLSAWVTAGAKRTETSAGSKAYANADAIRILDAWWPLLVKAEFEPGLGSDLFTAFTSNLPTDEPPSSAHGPTGAHAGSSFQYGWWSYVDKDIRAVLGEPVQGGLEKSYCGSGSLSACRDTLISTLKEAAGKTAAQVYPGDDQCSAGDQWCADSIVQRTLGGIKHGKITWQNRPTYQQVVEYTSHR; via the coding sequence ATGTCACGGCGCACCCCACGCATCGCCCTCGACAGACTGAGAACTCCTCGCAGAATCCCCAAGTTCCTCAAGGCCGCTTCGATATGCGTCCTCGTCGCCGGTCTTTTGTCCCCCGTCACCCAGGTGGCCGCCGCCGACACCTCGGCCGCGGCCGCCGGTGACTACTGCGGCGGCCAGTGTTCCGACATCCTCCCGCCCGGCGAGAACGGCAACGCCACCCTCGCCCAGATCCTCCTCAACCAGGCCTTCGGCACCCAGCCCGACCACGCCGAGGACCAGCTCGCGCCGTACGGCAATCTGCCCTCCGGCTACTCCGCGCTCACCGACGCGAAGATCAACAACTTCTTCAACGACGCCTCCTTCGGGGTCGCCTCCGACCAGGTCGCCTCCACCACCAAGCCCGGCGGGCGCAGCGACGTGACGATCGTCCGCGACAAGAAGACGGGCGTCCCGCACATCACGGGCACGACCCGTTACGGCACTGAGTACGGAGCCGGGTACGCCGCTGCTCAGGACCGGCTCTGGCTGATGGACGTCTTCCGGCACGTCGGACGGGGCCAGCTGACCTCCTTCGCGGGTGGCGCCCCCTCCAACCAGGGCCTGGAGCAGGAGTTCTGGCGCAACGCCCCCTACACCGAGGCCGATCTGCAGGCCCAGATCGACAGCGCCATCGCGAACAACGGCGCCCGCGGCCAGCAGGCCCTGGCCGACGCCAACGCCTACATCGAGGGCATCAACGCCTACATCGACGCCTCCGACAGCGGCCGCTACTTCCCCGGCGAGTACGTCCTGACCGGCCACAAGGACTCCATCACCAACGCCGGCACCATCGACCACTTCAAGCTCACCGACCTGGTCGCGCTGGCCTCCGTCATCGGCGCGCTCTTCGGCTCCGGAGGCGGCGGCGAGGTCAACAACGCCCTCTCGCTGATCGCCGCCCAGTCCAAGTACGGCGTGACCGAGGGCACCAAGGTCTGGGAGTCCTTCCGCGAGCGCAACGACCCCGAGGCGGTCCTCACCGTCCACAACGGCGAGAGCTTCCCGTACGCGTCGAAGCCCGACTCCCCGCAGGGCGCGGCCCTGCCCGACGCGGGCTCGGTGACCCAGGAGCCGCTGGTCTACGACCGCACCGGCAGCGCGGCCACCGCCGGTGCCACCGGCGCCTCGGCCACGGCGGCCGCCACCACCCTCACCTCAGCCAAGCGCGGCATGTCCAACGCCCTCGTGGTCAGCGGCAAGCACACCGCGAGCGGTCACCCGATCGCCGTGTTCGGCCCGCAGACCGGCTACTTCGCACCGCAGCTGCTGATGCTCCAGGAGATCCAGGGACCCGGCCTGAGCGCCCGTGGCGCCTCCTTCGCGGGCCTGAGCATGTACGTGGAACTCGGCCGCGGCCAGGACTACTCCTGGAGTGCCACCACCTCCGGCCAGGACATCATCGACACCTACGCGGTCGAGCTGTGTCAGGACGACTACCACTACCTCTACCACGGCACCTGCACGGCCATGGACAAGGTCGAGCGGACCAACTCCTGGAAGCCGACCACCGCCGACTCCACCGCGGCCGGCTCCTACCGCATGCAGGTCTACCGCACCAAGTACGGCCCCGTGGAATACCGGGCGACGGCCGGCGGCAAGAAGGTCGCGTACACCACCCTGCGCTCCTCCTTCCTGCACGAGGCCGACTCGATCATCGGCTTCCAGATGCTGAACGACCCGGACTACGTCAAGAGTCCGCAGACGTTCCAGAGCGCCGTGCAGCACATCAACTACACCTTCAACTGGTTCTACGCCGACTCCACGCACACCGCGTACTACAACAGTGGCGACAACCCGGTACGCGCCACGGGCGTCGACGCCGAGTTCCCGGTCTGGGCGCAGGCGGCGTACGAGTGGCGGAACTGGAACCCGGCGACGAACACCGCCGACTACACGGCGGCGTCCGCGCACCCCAACTCCGTCGACCAGGACTACTACATCTCCTGGAACAACAAGCAGGCCAAGGACTACACCACGGCCTCCTGGGGTGACGGCTCCGTGCACCGCGGCAACCTCCTGGAGGACCGGGTGAAGAAGCTGGTGGCCGCGGGCGGGGTGACCAGGGCCTCGCTCGTGAAGGCGATGGCCGACGCCGCCCTCGCCGATCTGCGGGCCGAGGACGTGCTGCCGAAGCTCCTGAGGGTCATCAACAGCTCGACGGTCACGGACACCACGGCCGCGGCGGCGGTCGGCAAGCTGTCCGCGTGGGTGACGGCCGGCGCCAAGCGCACGGAGACCTCGGCCGGCTCGAAGGCCTACGCCAACGCCGACGCGATCCGCATCCTGGACGCCTGGTGGCCGCTGCTGGTGAAGGCCGAGTTCGAACCGGGTCTCGGCAGCGACCTGTTCACCGCCTTCACCAGCAACCTGCCGACCGACGAGCCCCCGTCGTCCGCGCACGGCCCGACCGGCGCGCACGCCGGAAGCTCCTTCCAGTACGGATGGTGGAGCTACGTCGACAAGGACATCCGGGCGGTGCTCGGCGAGCCGGTGCAGGGCGGACTGGAGAAGTCGTACTGCGGCTCCGGCAGCCTCAGTGCCTGCCGGGACACCCTGATCAGCACCCTCAAGGAGGCGGCAGGCAAGACCGCGGCCCAGGTCTACCCGGGTGACGACCAGTGCTCGGCGGGCGACCAGTGGTGCGCCGACTCGATCGTCCAGCGGACGCTCGGCGGCATCAAGCACGGCAAGATCACCTGGCAGAACCGGCCGACGTACCAGCAGGTGGTGGAGTACACGTCGCACCGGTGA